In Bacillus sp. FJAT-45037, the following are encoded in one genomic region:
- a CDS encoding YuiA family protein produces the protein MKRSFRFTEDGACPYCNGVGYFQLLLGGSETCDHCGGNGKKNKKK, from the coding sequence ATGAAGCGCTCATTCAGGTTCACAGAGGATGGAGCTTGTCCTTATTGCAATGGTGTCGGGTACTTTCAACTATTATTAGGCGGAAGTGAAACATGCGATCATTGCGGAGGCAACGGTAAAAAAAACAAGAAAAAATAA
- a CDS encoding NAD(P)/FAD-dependent oxidoreductase, translating into MKKPSIVLLGAGYGGMITASRLAKQLGHNEASITLVNKHEYHYQTTWLHEPSAGTLSPEKTRMQIKDVLDFKKIKFVKDTVVEIKREEKKIILENGELDFDYLVVGLGAEAETFGVPGVHEHAFSKWTVNGAREVKEHIEYCFAKYNNTEDKHDELLTFIVAGAGFTGIEFIGELSERVPELCSHYDIPREKVKLYVIEAAPTALPGFDPELVEYGMNLLESRGVEFKINCPIKAVTETGVLLADGEEIKAETVVWATGVRGSSIIEKSGFEAMRGRIKVEADLRAPGHDNIFIIGDCALLINEEINRPYPPTAQIAMQMAEVCAENIKHLIKGGSSLKTFKPDIKGTVASLGGKEAIGVVGTRKLFGAQANFMKKMIDNRYLFLLGGPGLVLKKGKNPF; encoded by the coding sequence TTGAAAAAACCAAGTATCGTCCTTTTAGGTGCTGGGTACGGCGGAATGATTACAGCATCACGTCTTGCTAAGCAACTAGGTCATAATGAGGCAAGCATCACGCTTGTTAACAAGCATGAGTACCACTACCAAACAACATGGTTACATGAGCCTTCTGCAGGAACTCTTTCTCCAGAAAAAACACGTATGCAAATCAAAGATGTACTAGACTTCAAAAAAATCAAGTTTGTTAAAGACACAGTTGTTGAGATCAAGCGTGAGGAAAAGAAAATTATTCTTGAAAACGGCGAACTTGATTTTGATTACTTAGTCGTTGGACTAGGTGCAGAAGCTGAAACATTTGGCGTACCAGGTGTTCACGAGCATGCTTTCAGTAAATGGACAGTAAATGGCGCACGTGAAGTGAAAGAGCATATTGAATATTGCTTCGCTAAGTACAACAACACAGAGGACAAGCATGATGAGCTATTAACATTTATCGTAGCAGGTGCTGGTTTCACTGGTATTGAGTTTATCGGTGAATTATCAGAACGTGTACCTGAGCTTTGCAGTCACTATGATATTCCTCGTGAAAAAGTAAAATTATACGTGATTGAAGCAGCACCAACAGCATTACCAGGATTCGATCCTGAGCTTGTTGAATACGGCATGAACCTTCTTGAATCTCGTGGAGTGGAGTTCAAGATCAACTGCCCAATTAAAGCAGTAACAGAGACAGGTGTTCTTCTTGCGGATGGTGAAGAAATCAAGGCTGAGACAGTGGTTTGGGCGACGGGTGTTCGTGGAAGCTCAATCATTGAGAAGTCTGGATTCGAAGCGATGCGTGGACGTATTAAAGTTGAAGCTGATCTACGTGCACCAGGGCATGACAATATTTTCATTATTGGTGACTGTGCACTTCTTATTAATGAGGAGATTAACCGTCCATACCCACCAACTGCACAAATTGCAATGCAGATGGCTGAGGTATGTGCTGAGAATATCAAGCATCTCATTAAAGGTGGATCTTCACTTAAGACGTTCAAACCAGACATTAAAGGAACTGTTGCATCACTTGGTGGGAAAGAAGCCATTGGAGTTGTTGGAACACGTAAACTATTCGGTGCTCAAGCAAACTTCATGAAGAAAATGATTGATAACCGCTACCTGTTTCTATTAGGTGGACCAGGGTTAGTACTGAAAAAAGGAAAAAATCCTTTCTAA